Proteins encoded by one window of Carassius auratus strain Wakin chromosome 24, ASM336829v1, whole genome shotgun sequence:
- the lrrc4bb gene encoding leucine-rich repeat-containing protein 4B has product MQAAIVTGIFSPSPLVWLVQLLLWPHLLGPRFAETSPACPAPCSCSNQASRVICTRKGLNDVPQSISSNTRYLNLQENSIQVIRSDTFKHLNHLEILQLSKNQIRQIEVGAFNGLPNLITLELFDNRLPLVPSQAFEYLSKLRELWLRNNPIETLPAYAFHRVPSLRRLDLGELRKLSFISEAAFEGLLNLRFLNLGMCGLKDVPNLTPLVRLEELELSGNQLGVVRPGSFQGLVSLRKLWLMHSRISVLERNAFDDLKNLEELNLSHNSLHSLPHDLFTPLQQLERVHLNHNPWVCNCDVLWLSWWLKETVPDNSTCCARCHAPPGTKGRYIGDLDQRDFTCYAPVIVEPPTDLNVTEGMAAELKCRTGTSMTSVNWLTPNGTLMTHGAYKVRISVLHDGTLNFTNVTMQDTGPYTCMVTNSAGNTTATAVLNVSAPDPGNDYSYFTTVTVETVETGQDGHGSARQFVNETFISFPGPTAASASAGPTGSMLSSLSPRATRAPDHPFTVSITDVANLSGLEDVMKTTKIIIGCFVAITFMAAVMLVVFYKLRKQHQLHKHHGPARAIEIINVEDEIGSAGGTSGITGGSTLQKGTGSGGGSGQNPRNHEPEIMTLPSVGQADHLNHYYKAHHFNNNVLGLNMASGMLNNKPNPSSQNKASTMKMGTSGDPSNLGSTSPPLPIPIPMAMTFHGTLKGLSHVPNMQTEPLLLSNGSKESVQETQI; this is encoded by the exons ATGCAGGCTGCTATTGTAACAGGCATTTTCAGCCCCTCCCCCCTCGTCTGGTTGGTCCAACTCTTGTTGTGGCCACACCTCCTTGGACCTAGATTTGCCGAAACTAGCCCTGCCTGCCCTGCTCCCTGTAGCTGTTCCAATCAAGCCAGTCGAGTGATATGTACCAGAAAAGGCTTAAATGATGTTCCACAGAGTATCTCGTCCAATACTCGATACCTTAACCTCCAGGAGAACTCCATACAG gtgatcAGGTCAGACACCTTCAAGCACCTAAATCATCTGGAAATCTTACAGTTGTCTAAGAACCAGATTCGTCAGATTGAAGTGGGAGCTTTCAATGGCCTTCCCAATCTTATCACCCTGGAGCTTTTTGACAACAGACTTCCACTCGTACCATCACAGGCATTTGAGTACCTGAGCAAGCTGCGTGAACTCTGGCTAAGGAACAACCCCATAGAGACACTCCCGGCATATGCCTTCCACCGTGTTCCATCCCTGCGACGGTTAGACCTGGGTGAGCTGCGCAAACTCAGTTTCATCTCGGAGGCTGCGTTCGAAGGGCTGCTGAATCTACGTTTCCTGAATCTGGGCATGTGCGGGCTTAAAGATGTACCCAACTTGACGCCTCTCGTGAGGCTAGAGGAACTGGAGCTGTCTGGAAACCAGCTGGGAGTGGTGCGTCCTGGATCTTTCCAAGGCCTAGTGTCTCTACGCAAACTGTGGCTCATGCACTCTCGGATCTCCGTCCTTGAAAGGAATGCCTTTGATGACCTCAAGAACCTGGAGGAGCTCAATCTGTCCCATAACTCTCTGCATTCGCTGCCCCATGATCTATTCACTCCACTGCAGCAGTTAGAGCGTGTCCATCTGAACCACAACCCTTGGGTTTGCAACTGCGATGTTCTGTGGTTGAGCTGGTGGCTTAAAGAAACCGTGCCTGATAACTCCACTTGTTGTGCACGTTGCCATGCCCCACCAGGTACTAAGGGCAGGTACATTGGTGACCTTGACCAGCGAGACTTCACCTGCTATGCACCTGTGATCGTGGAGCCACCCACTGACCTGAACGTAACAGAGGGAATGGCAGCAGAGCTGAAATGCCGCACTGGGACATCCATGACTTCTGTTAACTGGTTGACCCCCAATGGAACCTTGATGACCCATGGGGCGTACAAGGTCCGGATCTCGGTCCTGCATGATGGAACCCTGAATTTCACCAATGTGACCATGCAAGACACTGGACCCTACACCTGTATGGTCACCAACTCTGCTGGCAACACAACAGCAACTGCTGTGTTGAACGTCTCTGCACCTGACCCAGGCAATGACTACAGCTACTTCACAACTGTTACTGTTGAGACTGTAGAGACTGGACAAGATGGCCACGGTTCAGCACGCCAGTTCGTCAACGAGACGTTTATTAGTTTTCCAGGCCCGACAGCTGCATCTGCATCGGCGGGTCCCACTGGCTCAATGCTGTCCTCCTTGTCGCCACGAGCCACACGTGCACCCGATCACCCGTTCACGGTCTCCATCACAGACGTTGCCAACTTGTCGGGTCTTGAGGACGTAATGAAGACGACCAAGATTATCATCGGCTGCTTTGTGGCGATCACCTTTATGGCGGCCGTGATGCTGGTCGTCTTCTACAAGCTTCGCAAGCAGCACCAACTGCACAAACACCACGGCCCGGCTCGTGCCATCGAGATAATCAATGTTGAGGATGAGATCGGATCTGCAGGTGGAACTAGTGGAATCACAGGAGGGAGCACCCTCCAAAAGGGAACAGGATCTGGTGGAGGAAGCGGGCAGAATCCGAGGAATCACGAACCTGAGATCATGACCCTGCCGAGCGTTGGGCAAGCGGATCACCTGAACCACTACTACAAAGCGCACCACTTCAACAACAACGTACTGGGCTTGAACATGGCCTCTGGAATGCTCAACAACAAACCTAACCCTTCCTCCCAAAACAAGGCTTCAACCATGAAAATGGGGACTTCCGGTGATCCCTCCAACCTTGGCTCAACCTCACCTCCCCTGCCAATTCCCATTCCAATGGCGATGACCTTCCATGGAACTCTGAAAGGCCTTAGTCACGTTCCCAACATGCAGACTGAGCCACTGTTGCTATCGAATGGCTCCAAGGAGAGTGTTCAGGAGACCCAGATCTGA
- the mybpc2b gene encoding myosin binding protein Cb isoform X2 yields MPEPTEEVKPEGRTELTGLFVQKPESVVAITGKDVTFVVKVDSTNLTRKPTMKWLKGKWMDLGSKAGKHIQLKESYDRNTKIYTYEMKIVKVVPGDAGGYRCEVSAKDKCDSCTFEITVEAAEQEEQADILSAFKRAGAGEDEGELDFSGLLKAAKKKKKPEPELDIDVWELLKSAHPSEYEKIAFQYGITDLRGMLKRLKKMKVVEPKVSEAFLRRLESAYSVNKGKKIVLSVEVADPNAEVKWLKNGQEIKPSAKYIMESNGNIRTLTINKCSLADDAAYECVVGTDKCFTEVFVKEPPVTITKLLDDYQVVVGERVEFEIEVSEEGAHVIWMFEDQELSRDDKNSKYRFKKDGKRHCLIIQEATVEDSGMYFVYTNGGQSKGELIVEEKELEVLQSIADLTVKSAEQAMFKCEVSDEKVTGKWFKDGVEVQASDRIKISHIGRIHRLTIDNVKPGDAGDYTFVPDGYALSLSAKLNFLEIKIDYVPRQDPPKIHLDVAGNMVSQNTIIVVAGNKLRLDVEITGEPAPTVCWMKGDKQVTDAEGRVRVENRKDLSCFVIEGAEREDEGNYTITVTNPAGEDKAHLFIKIVDVPDPPENVKCTGVGEDCATIIWEPPKFDGGAPLKGYLMERKKKGSSRWTKLNFDVYENTTYEAKRMIEGILYEMRVYAVNGIGISAPSLNSKPFMPIAPTSEPTKLTVDDVTDTTCSLKWLAPEKIGAGGLDGYIIEFCKEGETEWHPANTDLVDRQSYTVRNLPTGEKINFRVVAVNIAGRSPPALLEQAVTVREIMEHPKIRLPRELRTKYIKRVGEKINLVIPFQGKPRPVATWLKDGQPVDEKKVGVRNSNVDSILFIRSAEREHSGKYTLSLKIENMEDSANIDIRIVDKPGPPTQVHVTDVWGFNAALEWKPPKDDGNCEITGYTIQKADKKTMEWFTVYEHNRRTNCTVSDLVIGNEYMFRVYSENLCGLSEDPCISKNTAIVAKSGLEQKQASYKEKDMNCAPKFTAPLVDRSVTIGYSTAISCAVRGLPKPKIIWMKNKMIIGDDPKFLMQNNQGVLTLNIRKPSTFDSGKYTCKAVNELGEDEVECRLEIRAAPIEKKE; encoded by the exons AGTGTCTGCTAAAGACAAGTGTGACAGCTGCACCTTTGAGATCACTGTGGAGG CTGCTGAACAAGAGGAGCAAGCAGATATTTTGTCTGCCTTCAAAAGAGC TGGTGCTGGGGAGGACGAGGGTGAACTGGACTTCAGTGGTCTTCTCAAAGCCGCTAAAAA GAAAAAGAAGCCAGAGCCTGAGCTGGACATCGACGTCTGGGAGCTTCTGAAGAGCGCTCATCCCAGCGAGTACGAGAAGATCGCCTTCCAGTACGGCATCACTGACCTGCGTGGCATGCTGAAACGACTCAAGAAGATGAAGGTCGTGGAGCCCAAAGTCAGCGAGG CGTTCCTGAGACGACTGGAGTCAGCGTACTCCGTTAACAAGGGAAAGAAGATCGTCCTGTCTGTGGAGGTGGCTGACCCTAACGCTGAGGTCAAATGGCTGAAGAACGGCCAAGAGATCAAACCCTCGGCCAA ATACATCATGGAGTCTAATGGAAACATTCGAACCCTCACGATTAACAAATGCAGTCTGGCAGACGATGCTGCGTATGAGTGTGTGGTCGGGACTGATAAATGCTTCACGGAAGTCTTTGTcaaag AACCTCCGGTCACCATCACTAAACTGCTGGATGATTACCAGGTCGTGGTGGGAGAAAGAGTGGAGTTTGAGATCGAAGTGTCGGAGGAGGGAGCACACGTCatttg GATGTTCGAGGATCAGGAGTTGTCTCGAGATGACAAAAATTCAAAGTATCGTTTCAAAAAGGACGGGAAACGCCACTGTCTTATTATTCAAGAGGCGACCGTAGAGGACAGTGGGATGTACTTCGTTTACACCAACGGAGGCCAGTCGAAGGGAGAGCTCATCGTTGAAG AGAAGGAACTGGAGGTGCTGCAGAGCATCGCAGATCTCACGGTCAAATCTGCAGAGCAGGCTATGTTCAAGTGTGAGGTGTCTGACGAGAAAGTCACAGGGAAATGGTTTAAGGATGGCGTGGAAGTCCAAGCCAGCGACCGTATCAAGATTTCCCATATCGGCAG GATTCATCGTTTAACCATCGATAACGTCAAGCCAGGGGATGCTGGAGATTACACGTTTGTCCCAGACGGTTATGCGCTCTCACTGTCTGCTAAACTCAACTTCCTGG aaatcaaGATCGACTATGTTCCCAGACAAG ATCCTCCTAAAATCCATCTGGATGTGGCCGGTAACATGGTTTCTCAGAACACCATCATTGTTGTTGCTGGTAACAAGCTGCGTCTGGATGTGGAGATCACAGGAGAACCTGCTCCCACCGTCTGCTGGATGAAGGGAGACAAG CAAGTGACAGACGCAGAGGGACGAGTGCGTGTGGAAAACAGGAAAGACCTCAGCTGTTTCGTCATTGAAGGAGCAGAGCGAGAAGATGAGGGCAACTACACCATCACTGTCACCAACCCCGCAGGAGAAGACAAAGCCCACCTATTCATCAAAATCGTAG ATGTTCCTGATCCTCCCGAGAATGTGAAGTGTACCGGAGTAGGAGAAGACTGTGCCACTATTATCTGGGAGCCTCCGAAGTTTGACGGAGGAGCACCTTTAAAAG GCTATCTGATggagaggaagaagaaaggatCATCTAGATGGACGAAACTTAACTTTGACGTCTATGAGAACACAACATATGAGGCCAAGCGCATGATTGAAGGCATTCTGTATGAGATGAGAGTTTATGCAGTCAATGGAATCGGAATCTCGGCTCCCAGTCTCAACTCCAAACCATTCATGCCGATCG CTCCCACCAGCGAGCCCACAAAGCTGACCGTTGATGATGTAACGGACACTACGTGCTCACTGAAGTGGCTGGCTCCGGAGAAGATCGGAGCTGGAGGGCTGGATGGATACATCATTGAATTCTGCAAGGAAGGAG AAACGGAGTGGCATCCTGCTAACACGGATCTGGTTGATCGGCAGAGTTACACAGTGAGGAACCTTCCCACTGGAGAGAAGATCAATTTCCGTGTGGTTGCGGTGAATATAGCGGGCCGCAGTCCTCCTGCACTGCTCGAGCAAGCCGTCACCGTCAGAGAGATCATGG AGCATCCCAAGATCCGTCTGCCTCGTGAACTCAGAACCAAGTACATCAAGAGAGTCGGAGAGAAAATCAACCTCGTCATCCCTTTCCAG ggCAAGCCTCGGCCTGTTGCCACATGGCTGAAGGACGGCCAGCCGGTGGATGAAAAGAAAGTGGGCGTCAGGAACTCAAACGTCGACTCCATCCTCTTCATTCGTTCTGCTGAGAGAGAGCACTCTGGAAAATACACGCTTTCCTTAAAAATTGAAAACATGGAGGACTCAGCTAACATAGACATCCGGATTGTAG ATAAACCTGGCCCTCCGACTCAAGTGCATGTGACTGACGTCTGGGGTTTCAACGCAGCGTTGGAGTGGAAACCTCCCAAAGATGACGGCAACTGTGAGATCACCGGCTACACGATCCAGAAAGCAGACAAGAAAACCATG GAGTGGTTCACGGTGTATGAGCACAATCGCCGCACTAACTGCACCGTCTCTGACCTGGTCATCGGAAACGAGTACATGTTCCGCGTCTACAGCGAGAACCTCTGCGGTCTCAGTGAAGATCCCTGCATTAGCAAGAACACCGCCATCGTAGCCAAGAGCG GTTTGGAACAAAAGCAAGCTTCCTATAAGGAGAAGGACATGAACTGTGCTCCGAAGTTCACCGCACCCCTCGTGGATCGATCTGTGACCATCGGCTACAGCACGGCCATCAGCTGCGCGGTCAGAGGCTTGCCAAAG CCGAAGATCATCTGGATGAAGAACAAGATGATAATAGGTGACGATCCAAAGTTCCTGATGCAGAATAACCAGGGAGTCCTGACTCTAAACATCCGCAAACCCAGCACCTTCGACAGCGGGAAGTACACTTGCAAGGCTGTGAATGAGCTCGGAGAAGATGAGGTGGAGTGCAGATTGGAAATCAGAG CCGCACCGATAGAGAAGAAGGAGTAG
- the mybpc2b gene encoding myosin binding protein Cb isoform X1, producing MPEPTEEVKPEEAPEEDGRTELTGLFVQKPESVVAITGKDVTFVVKVDSTNLTRKPTMKWLKGKWMDLGSKAGKHIQLKESYDRNTKIYTYEMKIVKVVPGDAGGYRCEVSAKDKCDSCTFEITVEAAEQEEQADILSAFKRAGAGEDEGELDFSGLLKAAKKKKKPEPELDIDVWELLKSAHPSEYEKIAFQYGITDLRGMLKRLKKMKVVEPKVSEAFLRRLESAYSVNKGKKIVLSVEVADPNAEVKWLKNGQEIKPSAKYIMESNGNIRTLTINKCSLADDAAYECVVGTDKCFTEVFVKEPPVTITKLLDDYQVVVGERVEFEIEVSEEGAHVIWMFEDQELSRDDKNSKYRFKKDGKRHCLIIQEATVEDSGMYFVYTNGGQSKGELIVEEKELEVLQSIADLTVKSAEQAMFKCEVSDEKVTGKWFKDGVEVQASDRIKISHIGRIHRLTIDNVKPGDAGDYTFVPDGYALSLSAKLNFLEIKIDYVPRQDPPKIHLDVAGNMVSQNTIIVVAGNKLRLDVEITGEPAPTVCWMKGDKQVTDAEGRVRVENRKDLSCFVIEGAEREDEGNYTITVTNPAGEDKAHLFIKIVDVPDPPENVKCTGVGEDCATIIWEPPKFDGGAPLKGYLMERKKKGSSRWTKLNFDVYENTTYEAKRMIEGILYEMRVYAVNGIGISAPSLNSKPFMPIAPTSEPTKLTVDDVTDTTCSLKWLAPEKIGAGGLDGYIIEFCKEGETEWHPANTDLVDRQSYTVRNLPTGEKINFRVVAVNIAGRSPPALLEQAVTVREIMEHPKIRLPRELRTKYIKRVGEKINLVIPFQGKPRPVATWLKDGQPVDEKKVGVRNSNVDSILFIRSAEREHSGKYTLSLKIENMEDSANIDIRIVDKPGPPTQVHVTDVWGFNAALEWKPPKDDGNCEITGYTIQKADKKTMEWFTVYEHNRRTNCTVSDLVIGNEYMFRVYSENLCGLSEDPCISKNTAIVAKSGLEQKQASYKEKDMNCAPKFTAPLVDRSVTIGYSTAISCAVRGLPKPKIIWMKNKMIIGDDPKFLMQNNQGVLTLNIRKPSTFDSGKYTCKAVNELGEDEVECRLEIRAAPIEKKE from the exons AGTGTCTGCTAAAGACAAGTGTGACAGCTGCACCTTTGAGATCACTGTGGAGG CTGCTGAACAAGAGGAGCAAGCAGATATTTTGTCTGCCTTCAAAAGAGC TGGTGCTGGGGAGGACGAGGGTGAACTGGACTTCAGTGGTCTTCTCAAAGCCGCTAAAAA GAAAAAGAAGCCAGAGCCTGAGCTGGACATCGACGTCTGGGAGCTTCTGAAGAGCGCTCATCCCAGCGAGTACGAGAAGATCGCCTTCCAGTACGGCATCACTGACCTGCGTGGCATGCTGAAACGACTCAAGAAGATGAAGGTCGTGGAGCCCAAAGTCAGCGAGG CGTTCCTGAGACGACTGGAGTCAGCGTACTCCGTTAACAAGGGAAAGAAGATCGTCCTGTCTGTGGAGGTGGCTGACCCTAACGCTGAGGTCAAATGGCTGAAGAACGGCCAAGAGATCAAACCCTCGGCCAA ATACATCATGGAGTCTAATGGAAACATTCGAACCCTCACGATTAACAAATGCAGTCTGGCAGACGATGCTGCGTATGAGTGTGTGGTCGGGACTGATAAATGCTTCACGGAAGTCTTTGTcaaag AACCTCCGGTCACCATCACTAAACTGCTGGATGATTACCAGGTCGTGGTGGGAGAAAGAGTGGAGTTTGAGATCGAAGTGTCGGAGGAGGGAGCACACGTCatttg GATGTTCGAGGATCAGGAGTTGTCTCGAGATGACAAAAATTCAAAGTATCGTTTCAAAAAGGACGGGAAACGCCACTGTCTTATTATTCAAGAGGCGACCGTAGAGGACAGTGGGATGTACTTCGTTTACACCAACGGAGGCCAGTCGAAGGGAGAGCTCATCGTTGAAG AGAAGGAACTGGAGGTGCTGCAGAGCATCGCAGATCTCACGGTCAAATCTGCAGAGCAGGCTATGTTCAAGTGTGAGGTGTCTGACGAGAAAGTCACAGGGAAATGGTTTAAGGATGGCGTGGAAGTCCAAGCCAGCGACCGTATCAAGATTTCCCATATCGGCAG GATTCATCGTTTAACCATCGATAACGTCAAGCCAGGGGATGCTGGAGATTACACGTTTGTCCCAGACGGTTATGCGCTCTCACTGTCTGCTAAACTCAACTTCCTGG aaatcaaGATCGACTATGTTCCCAGACAAG ATCCTCCTAAAATCCATCTGGATGTGGCCGGTAACATGGTTTCTCAGAACACCATCATTGTTGTTGCTGGTAACAAGCTGCGTCTGGATGTGGAGATCACAGGAGAACCTGCTCCCACCGTCTGCTGGATGAAGGGAGACAAG CAAGTGACAGACGCAGAGGGACGAGTGCGTGTGGAAAACAGGAAAGACCTCAGCTGTTTCGTCATTGAAGGAGCAGAGCGAGAAGATGAGGGCAACTACACCATCACTGTCACCAACCCCGCAGGAGAAGACAAAGCCCACCTATTCATCAAAATCGTAG ATGTTCCTGATCCTCCCGAGAATGTGAAGTGTACCGGAGTAGGAGAAGACTGTGCCACTATTATCTGGGAGCCTCCGAAGTTTGACGGAGGAGCACCTTTAAAAG GCTATCTGATggagaggaagaagaaaggatCATCTAGATGGACGAAACTTAACTTTGACGTCTATGAGAACACAACATATGAGGCCAAGCGCATGATTGAAGGCATTCTGTATGAGATGAGAGTTTATGCAGTCAATGGAATCGGAATCTCGGCTCCCAGTCTCAACTCCAAACCATTCATGCCGATCG CTCCCACCAGCGAGCCCACAAAGCTGACCGTTGATGATGTAACGGACACTACGTGCTCACTGAAGTGGCTGGCTCCGGAGAAGATCGGAGCTGGAGGGCTGGATGGATACATCATTGAATTCTGCAAGGAAGGAG AAACGGAGTGGCATCCTGCTAACACGGATCTGGTTGATCGGCAGAGTTACACAGTGAGGAACCTTCCCACTGGAGAGAAGATCAATTTCCGTGTGGTTGCGGTGAATATAGCGGGCCGCAGTCCTCCTGCACTGCTCGAGCAAGCCGTCACCGTCAGAGAGATCATGG AGCATCCCAAGATCCGTCTGCCTCGTGAACTCAGAACCAAGTACATCAAGAGAGTCGGAGAGAAAATCAACCTCGTCATCCCTTTCCAG ggCAAGCCTCGGCCTGTTGCCACATGGCTGAAGGACGGCCAGCCGGTGGATGAAAAGAAAGTGGGCGTCAGGAACTCAAACGTCGACTCCATCCTCTTCATTCGTTCTGCTGAGAGAGAGCACTCTGGAAAATACACGCTTTCCTTAAAAATTGAAAACATGGAGGACTCAGCTAACATAGACATCCGGATTGTAG ATAAACCTGGCCCTCCGACTCAAGTGCATGTGACTGACGTCTGGGGTTTCAACGCAGCGTTGGAGTGGAAACCTCCCAAAGATGACGGCAACTGTGAGATCACCGGCTACACGATCCAGAAAGCAGACAAGAAAACCATG GAGTGGTTCACGGTGTATGAGCACAATCGCCGCACTAACTGCACCGTCTCTGACCTGGTCATCGGAAACGAGTACATGTTCCGCGTCTACAGCGAGAACCTCTGCGGTCTCAGTGAAGATCCCTGCATTAGCAAGAACACCGCCATCGTAGCCAAGAGCG GTTTGGAACAAAAGCAAGCTTCCTATAAGGAGAAGGACATGAACTGTGCTCCGAAGTTCACCGCACCCCTCGTGGATCGATCTGTGACCATCGGCTACAGCACGGCCATCAGCTGCGCGGTCAGAGGCTTGCCAAAG CCGAAGATCATCTGGATGAAGAACAAGATGATAATAGGTGACGATCCAAAGTTCCTGATGCAGAATAACCAGGGAGTCCTGACTCTAAACATCCGCAAACCCAGCACCTTCGACAGCGGGAAGTACACTTGCAAGGCTGTGAATGAGCTCGGAGAAGATGAGGTGGAGTGCAGATTGGAAATCAGAG CCGCACCGATAGAGAAGAAGGAGTAG